Proteins from a genomic interval of Lactococcus protaetiae:
- a CDS encoding ABC transporter permease has protein sequence MKRILRLEKIFAAQYLKQLMEYKADFLVGIIGVFLTQGLNILLIGIIFTQIPSLRGWSLPEIIFIYGYGSLPKGIDHVLTDNLWAVGQRLVRRGDFDKYMTRPISPLIYCALEMFQVDGFGEMLIGILLMASTWQTVAWTPLKAFAFIVSIPFATLIYTALKIILSSLAFWMKQSGSLLYVFYQVNGFSKYPVTIYNFPVRFLISFIVPFAFTAYYPASFLLKGQNFVLNIGGTILVSVLFMTFALWIWNKGIAAYESAGS, from the coding sequence ATGAAAAGAATTTTAAGATTAGAAAAAATCTTTGCCGCACAATATCTCAAACAATTGATGGAATACAAAGCAGATTTTTTGGTGGGAATTATTGGTGTTTTTTTGACACAAGGGCTAAATATTTTGCTGATTGGAATTATTTTTACACAGATTCCAAGTTTACGTGGCTGGAGTTTACCTGAGATTATTTTTATTTATGGCTATGGCTCGCTTCCTAAAGGCATTGACCACGTCTTAACAGATAATCTTTGGGCGGTTGGACAGCGACTGGTCCGTAGGGGAGATTTTGACAAATATATGACGCGTCCGATTAGTCCATTGATTTACTGTGCGCTCGAAATGTTTCAAGTTGATGGTTTTGGTGAGATGTTAATCGGGATATTATTAATGGCAAGTACATGGCAGACGGTTGCTTGGACTCCACTCAAAGCTTTTGCTTTTATTGTAAGTATTCCTTTTGCGACATTGATCTATACAGCACTGAAAATAATACTTTCAAGTTTAGCATTTTGGATGAAACAAAGCGGAAGTTTGCTATATGTTTTTTATCAGGTCAATGGATTTTCAAAATATCCTGTCACGATTTATAATTTTCCAGTTCGTTTTTTGATTAGTTTTATAGTGCCGTTTGCCTTTACGGCTTATTACCCAGCAAGTTTCTTACTGAAAGGGCAAAATTTTGTTTTAAATATTGGGGGGACAATACTTGTTTCTGTCCTGTTTATGACTTTTGCACTCTGGATTTGGAATAAGGGAATTGCGGCATACGAGTCCGCAGGCTCTTGA
- a CDS encoding PhoH family protein produces the protein MNKNSIEFKLKNPEDASLIFGVQDKYLKLIEAQLGVEVNYRGEMVQILSDDEGSCERARKALQALQVLVSRGVPVHTSDVVIAVKMVLNDDIENFTTLYEVELTKDANNKPIRLKNLGQKTYVDSVKHHDIVFGIGPAGTGKTFLAVVMAVQALRNGAVKRIILTRPAVEAGESLGFLPGDLQEKVDPYLRPVYDALFTILGKTATERMMERGIIEIAPLAYMRGRTLDDAFVILDEAQNTTTMQMKMFLTRLGFNSKMIVNGDTSQIDLPLKVKSGLIDAKDKLSRVDAIDFVYFTSKDVVRHPVVAEIIKAYGDE, from the coding sequence TTGAATAAAAATTCTATTGAATTTAAGCTTAAAAATCCAGAAGATGCAAGTCTGATTTTTGGTGTGCAAGATAAGTATTTGAAATTGATTGAGGCTCAACTAGGTGTTGAGGTGAATTATCGTGGCGAGATGGTACAAATTTTGTCTGATGATGAGGGTTCGTGCGAGCGAGCGCGAAAGGCGCTTCAAGCTCTTCAGGTCTTGGTTTCAAGAGGAGTTCCTGTGCATACCTCAGATGTGGTCATCGCTGTAAAAATGGTTTTGAATGATGATATTGAGAACTTTACAACGCTTTATGAAGTTGAGCTAACTAAAGATGCAAATAATAAACCAATTAGGCTCAAAAATCTGGGTCAGAAGACTTATGTAGATTCGGTCAAACATCATGATATTGTTTTTGGGATTGGACCTGCTGGAACAGGGAAAACATTTCTTGCTGTGGTAATGGCAGTTCAAGCCTTACGTAATGGTGCTGTGAAGCGTATTATATTGACAAGACCTGCGGTTGAAGCTGGCGAAAGTTTAGGATTTTTGCCCGGAGATTTACAGGAGAAAGTTGACCCTTATCTTCGCCCTGTATATGATGCTTTATTTACTATTTTGGGAAAAACGGCTACTGAGCGTATGATGGAGCGTGGTATTATTGAGATTGCGCCGCTTGCTTATATGCGTGGTCGGACATTAGATGATGCATTTGTTATCTTGGATGAAGCACAAAATACAACAACAATGCAGATGAAGATGTTTTTGACGCGTCTTGGCTTTAATTCGAAGATGATTGTTAACGGAGATACTTCGCAAATTGATTTGCCTCTGAAAGTTAAATCAGGCTTGATTGATGCTAAGGATAAGTTGAGTCGTGTTGATGCGATTGATTTTGTATATTTTACTTCCAAAGATGTGGTACGTCATCCAGTAGTGGCTGAAATCATCAAGGCTTACGGTGATGAATGA
- a CDS encoding alpha/beta fold hydrolase: MNEGRTMIFQVNNLKLHYEVLGKGKPLVILHGLAGNLETMEAVFEPVFNEKSGFQRLYVDLPGMGKTNAPLEFASSDAILEVLLSFVKEVVGSPFLLAGYSYGGYLARAMAVKDAAVNGLLLLAPVIVPEHDKRALPETDWFYETQICKMAQVRYDAVSKQANEDFLEKLDDKYALSWDVSAAHRYSQPALILLGQQDGTVGFENQLSLILDYPRATVAILDLAGHNLQMEQREVFEELVKNWIERCEMTEVN; encoded by the coding sequence ATGAATGAGGGAAGAACAATGATTTTTCAAGTCAATAATCTAAAGTTACACTATGAAGTTTTGGGTAAAGGAAAGCCACTCGTGATTTTGCATGGCTTAGCAGGAAATTTGGAGACAATGGAAGCTGTATTTGAGCCGGTTTTTAATGAAAAATCTGGTTTCCAGCGTTTATATGTTGATTTGCCTGGAATGGGGAAAACGAATGCTCCGCTAGAATTTGCTTCATCCGATGCTATTTTGGAAGTATTGTTATCTTTTGTAAAAGAAGTCGTTGGTTCTCCCTTTTTATTAGCTGGTTATTCTTATGGGGGCTATCTCGCTCGTGCAATGGCAGTAAAAGATGCAGCTGTTAATGGGTTGTTGTTGCTTGCGCCTGTGATTGTACCTGAGCATGACAAGAGAGCGTTACCTGAGACAGATTGGTTTTATGAAACGCAGATTTGCAAAATGGCTCAAGTGAGATATGATGCGGTTTCTAAGCAGGCGAATGAAGATTTTTTAGAGAAGTTGGATGATAAATATGCGTTGAGTTGGGATGTCTCAGCTGCTCATCGCTATAGTCAACCTGCGTTGATTTTATTGGGACAGCAGGATGGTACAGTCGGTTTTGAGAATCAATTATCTTTGATTTTAGATTATCCTAGAGCCACCGTTGCAATTTTAGATTTAGCAGGACACAATTTGCAAATGGAGCAAAGAGAAGTTTTTGAAGAACTTGTAAAAAATTGGATAGAGCGCTGTGAAATGACAGAGGTAAATTAA
- a CDS encoding nucleotidyltransferase family protein, producing MIDKETEFLNILQQNTELMMIVEEVSKLNLPHWYIAAGSVFQTVWNAQEGKPLMNEVHDIDLVYFDSHLSADESKIADKALENFLSVKFGYQFDVHNEAQMHLWHGTDRLPYTSCENAIERWIATVHAIGITQTQTGLRYFAPYGLDDIFSRTIRPLVHDDITREMYLAKAKKWQERFQGLTVLPWPDDKD from the coding sequence ATGATAGATAAAGAAACAGAATTTTTAAATATTTTGCAGCAAAATACAGAACTGATGATGATTGTTGAGGAAGTGTCAAAACTAAATTTACCTCATTGGTATATCGCTGCTGGAAGTGTTTTTCAAACGGTGTGGAATGCTCAAGAGGGCAAGCCATTGATGAATGAGGTTCATGATATAGATCTTGTTTATTTTGATTCTCATTTGTCAGCTGATGAATCTAAAATTGCTGACAAAGCTTTGGAAAATTTTTTGTCAGTAAAATTTGGTTATCAATTTGATGTACACAATGAAGCTCAAATGCATCTTTGGCATGGTACTGACAGACTACCTTATACGAGCTGTGAAAATGCAATTGAACGCTGGATTGCAACGGTTCACGCTATCGGCATCACTCAGACACAGACGGGGCTTCGTTATTTTGCACCCTATGGTTTAGATGATATTTTTTCAAGAACAATTCGTCCATTGGTGCATGACGATATCACACGTGAGATGTATCTTGCTAAAGCAAAAAAATGGCAAGAAAGATTTCAGGGCTTGACTGTGCTTCCTTGGCCTGATGATAAAGACTAA
- a CDS encoding ABC transporter permease, with protein MAYRMDFLIYRLGDIMGAIVTFFLWQAVFLSSPRTNLNGFTVQEMTLYVFLSFFTSQLSYSDGAWALGDEVKDGSVAMRLLKPVNFNATFLFNELGGKSVAIGMLSVPIFGGVLLYQFLHPATVSFSFINFALFLLSSIFAYFINFYFNLCYGFTAFVFQNLWGANVLKSAVVAFMSGSLIPLSFFPPAIGHLLSLLPFSSLIYTPVMIYLGKENTSQILIAFAIQVVWLLIFMGLSKLIWRYTITRLNVQGVKKVGTTI; from the coding sequence ATGGCATATCGGATGGATTTTTTGATTTACAGGTTGGGTGATATTATGGGGGCCATTGTTACTTTCTTTCTATGGCAAGCTGTTTTTCTGAGTTCACCACGGACTAATCTTAACGGTTTTACCGTTCAAGAAATGACGCTTTATGTTTTTTTGAGTTTTTTCACCTCCCAACTTTCTTATTCAGACGGCGCTTGGGCGCTTGGCGATGAAGTGAAAGACGGTTCAGTTGCGATGCGTCTTTTGAAACCAGTTAACTTTAATGCAACTTTTTTGTTCAACGAATTAGGCGGAAAATCTGTTGCAATTGGAATGCTTAGTGTACCGATTTTTGGCGGTGTTTTACTCTATCAATTTTTGCATCCTGCAACAGTAAGTTTTAGTTTCATTAATTTTGCTCTATTTCTTTTGAGCTCGATATTTGCCTATTTTATCAATTTTTATTTTAATCTTTGCTATGGTTTCACAGCATTTGTGTTCCAAAATTTGTGGGGAGCCAATGTTTTGAAAAGTGCAGTCGTTGCTTTTATGTCGGGTTCGTTGATTCCGTTGAGCTTTTTTCCACCAGCTATTGGACATCTATTGAGCTTATTGCCTTTTTCTAGCTTGATCTATACACCAGTGATGATTTATTTAGGGAAAGAAAATACGAGCCAAATTTTAATTGCTTTTGCTATTCAAGTTGTTTGGCTTTTAATTTTCATGGGGTTATCAAAGTTAATTTGGCGTTATACAATCACACGCCTCAATGTGCAAGGGGTTAAAAAAGTTGGAACGACTATTTAA
- a CDS encoding NUDIX hydrolase, whose product MAEGYIMDLREKVGHIPMVIACASVIIYDETRGILLQKRKDNGQWCYHGGSVEPDETVEEAAKRELFEETGLSALEMELYTVASGKEQHFFYPNGDEVHIVDTVFICKNFSGDIVMEESEVTDCRWFAFSQLPDDITRATKTPILRFAKEMLTRSF is encoded by the coding sequence ATGGCTGAAGGATATATCATGGATTTGCGCGAGAAAGTTGGACATATTCCGATGGTAATTGCGTGTGCGAGTGTGATTATCTATGATGAAACACGGGGCATTCTTTTGCAAAAACGCAAGGATAATGGTCAGTGGTGTTATCATGGAGGTTCTGTGGAACCTGATGAAACAGTGGAAGAAGCAGCAAAGCGCGAGCTTTTCGAAGAAACAGGACTCTCTGCTTTGGAGATGGAGCTTTATACAGTAGCATCAGGGAAAGAACAACACTTCTTTTATCCTAATGGGGACGAGGTTCACATTGTGGATACTGTTTTTATTTGCAAAAATTTTTCGGGTGATATTGTCATGGAAGAGTCAGAAGTGACGGATTGTAGATGGTTTGCTTTTAGTCAACTTCCAGATGATATTACACGAGCTACCAAAACTCCGATTTTGCGCTTTGCAAAGGAAATGCTCACAAGGAGTTTTTGA
- a CDS encoding alpha/beta fold hydrolase produces the protein MFFQIDDFKLHYEVMGEGKPILILHGWAAHLATMAEVFEPIFNEKIGYKRIYVDLPGMGDSSVHDDFSSSDMILSTLMSFAKEVIGEPFLLAGYSYGGYLARAMVAKGAQVSGLLLLEPMVIPDTEARNLPDVEWFYDTEICQQASVRSDKLWRDANSEFLARLRESYALSFDTSHVKAFDAPTLILLGHQDGTVGFVDQLSLLKDYPRTTFAILDLAGHNLQMEQPEVFEFLVKNWLLRIENGI, from the coding sequence ATGTTTTTCCAAATCGATGATTTTAAGCTACATTATGAAGTAATGGGTGAAGGAAAGCCGATATTGATTTTGCATGGCTGGGCAGCTCATTTAGCAACGATGGCTGAAGTTTTTGAGCCAATTTTCAATGAGAAAATAGGATATAAACGGATTTACGTTGATTTACCAGGAATGGGAGATTCATCTGTTCATGATGATTTTTCCTCGTCGGATATGATTTTATCTACTTTGATGAGCTTTGCAAAAGAAGTTATTGGTGAGCCTTTTTTGTTAGCTGGATATTCATATGGTGGATATTTGGCAAGAGCAATGGTAGCAAAAGGTGCTCAGGTATCAGGTTTGTTGCTCCTAGAACCTATGGTCATTCCAGATACAGAGGCTAGAAATTTGCCTGATGTCGAATGGTTTTATGACACTGAGATTTGTCAGCAAGCGAGTGTCCGCTCAGACAAGCTTTGGCGAGATGCTAATTCAGAATTTTTGGCACGTTTGCGTGAGTCTTATGCGCTTAGTTTTGATACGAGCCATGTCAAAGCTTTCGATGCTCCGACTTTGATTTTGTTGGGACATCAAGATGGAACGGTGGGCTTTGTTGACCAACTTAGTTTGTTAAAAGATTATCCACGTACCACTTTTGCGATTTTGGATTTAGCAGGACACAATTTACAAATGGAACAGCCAGAAGTATTTGAATTCTTGGTAAAAAATTGGCTCTTACGAATCGAGAATGGTATTTGA
- a CDS encoding ComF family protein: MTCLLCHAKFHIHYRFSDLFLLKTSEQFICPDCQQDFIKIPTEHCPRCYKSGDSQICKDCQEWESKGILINHQAIFQYNGAMHDYFSRYKFLGDYQLHKIFKSFFQKFDKNFTVVPIPISPERYQERGFNQVSAFLKEHSFTELLVKSDTSTQSSLDRKDRLNSKNAFSIIENAILPQKSS, translated from the coding sequence ATGACCTGCCTGCTCTGTCACGCTAAATTTCATATTCATTATCGCTTTTCAGATTTGTTTCTTCTCAAAACTTCTGAGCAATTTATCTGTCCAGATTGTCAGCAAGATTTTATAAAAATCCCAACAGAACACTGCCCACGTTGCTATAAGTCAGGGGATTCACAGATTTGCAAAGATTGTCAAGAATGGGAAAGTAAAGGTATCTTGATTAACCACCAAGCTATTTTCCAGTACAATGGCGCAATGCACGACTATTTCAGTCGTTATAAATTTCTTGGGGATTACCAACTTCATAAAATTTTTAAATCATTTTTCCAAAAATTTGACAAAAACTTTACGGTCGTTCCTATCCCAATCAGTCCAGAACGCTATCAAGAGCGTGGATTTAATCAAGTTTCTGCCTTTCTAAAAGAGCATTCTTTTACAGAGTTGCTTGTTAAATCTGACACATCAACTCAAAGTTCTCTTGACAGAAAAGATCGCTTAAACTCAAAAAATGCGTTTTCTATAATAGAAAACGCAATCCTTCCCCAAAAGTCCTCTTAG
- a CDS encoding diacylglycerol kinase family protein: protein MDSHDKDFKVYDKKDFKNPNDKNANSRDKWKNRDVFSSLNFALTGILTAFRYERNMRKHALSAIVAIAFGIFFKISEFEWLFLLLSIFLVFMAELFNSAIENVVDLASDYQFHMRAKRAKDMAAGAVLVISGFAIVVGLIVFLPKIWSLIFK, encoded by the coding sequence ATGGACTCACACGATAAAGATTTTAAAGTTTATGACAAGAAGGATTTCAAAAATCCGAATGACAAAAATGCTAATTCGCGCGATAAGTGGAAAAATAGAGATGTTTTTTCAAGTTTGAATTTTGCTTTGACAGGAATTTTGACTGCTTTTCGTTATGAGCGAAATATGAGAAAACACGCTCTGTCAGCGATTGTAGCAATTGCTTTTGGGATATTTTTCAAAATTTCAGAGTTTGAGTGGTTATTTCTACTTTTATCTATTTTCCTTGTTTTTATGGCGGAACTTTTTAATTCAGCGATTGAAAATGTGGTTGATTTGGCCTCTGATTATCAGTTTCATATGCGGGCAAAACGTGCAAAAGATATGGCAGCTGGAGCGGTTCTTGTGATTTCAGGGTTTGCGATTGTGGTTGGTTTGATTGTTTTTCTCCCTAAAATTTGGAGCTTAATTTTTAAATGA
- a CDS encoding DEAD/DEAH box helicase has product MKDLYGRLLLTTDFNRIRHSVSKADFNQSPAMISVSTDSIKCLRCGSIHKKVMVRLPLGCFYCPTCINLGRVRSDESLYHFPQQNFIAHSYLRWSGKLTSEQQKIADSLVTDCRQHSQILVRAVTGAGKTEMIYPIINQYLRDGKSVAVVSPRIDVCIELHQRLSRDFSCKIPLLHGEGQPYFRAPLVIATTHQLLRFRDAFDLLIVDEVDAFPFADNPMLYFAACTARKPDSCLIYLTATTTDFLDHQIKIGALHQLELTQRFHGGKLTVPKLLWHTKFIQCLKKQRISRFPLLIFVPEIKFGESFTKKLKQKFPEEKIAFVSSKSKQRLNIVEDFRSGNYSILVTTSILERGVTFPEIDVFVLLAHHTNFTKSALIQMSGRVGRSITRPSGLVYFFHEGRTKAMLKAVQEIKKSNRRGGVL; this is encoded by the coding sequence ATGAAAGATTTATACGGACGATTATTACTGACAACAGATTTTAATCGCATCAGACATTCTGTCAGCAAAGCTGATTTTAACCAATCTCCTGCTATGATTTCTGTCAGCACTGACAGCATCAAATGTTTGCGATGTGGCAGCATCCACAAAAAAGTTATGGTTCGACTTCCTCTAGGATGTTTTTATTGCCCGACTTGTATTAATCTGGGAAGGGTGCGCTCTGATGAGTCACTCTATCACTTCCCTCAGCAAAATTTTATAGCACATTCTTATCTTCGTTGGTCAGGAAAACTAACCTCAGAACAGCAAAAAATCGCTGACAGCCTTGTCACAGATTGCCGTCAGCACTCACAGATTCTTGTCAGAGCTGTCACAGGTGCAGGAAAGACCGAGATGATTTACCCAATCATCAATCAATATTTGAGAGATGGAAAAAGTGTTGCAGTTGTCAGTCCTCGAATTGATGTCTGTATCGAGCTACATCAACGACTTTCTCGTGATTTTTCTTGTAAAATACCACTCTTGCATGGCGAAGGTCAGCCTTATTTTCGTGCCCCACTTGTGATTGCGACTACGCATCAACTCTTACGATTTCGTGATGCCTTTGACTTATTGATTGTTGACGAAGTTGATGCCTTTCCTTTTGCAGACAATCCAATGCTTTATTTTGCTGCTTGCACTGCCAGAAAACCTGATTCTTGTTTAATTTATCTGACTGCCACAACCACTGATTTTTTAGATCATCAAATCAAAATCGGAGCTCTCCATCAACTTGAGCTAACTCAACGTTTTCATGGAGGCAAGCTTACTGTTCCAAAACTTTTATGGCATACAAAATTTATCCAATGTTTAAAAAAGCAGAGAATAAGCCGTTTCCCGCTTCTTATTTTTGTCCCCGAAATTAAGTTTGGTGAATCTTTTACAAAAAAGTTAAAGCAAAAATTTCCAGAAGAAAAAATTGCATTTGTATCCTCCAAAAGCAAGCAGCGCTTAAATATCGTTGAAGACTTTCGTTCAGGAAACTACTCCATCCTTGTCACCACAAGTATTTTAGAGCGTGGAGTCACTTTTCCAGAAATAGACGTCTTTGTTCTCCTCGCTCATCACACTAATTTTACAAAATCAGCCCTTATCCAAATGTCAGGGCGAGTTGGGCGCTCAATCACGCGCCCTAGTGGATTAGTCTACTTTTTTCACGAAGGACGAACTAAAGCCATGCTTAAAGCTGTTCAGGAAATAAAAAAATCAAATCGTAGAGGAGGAGTTTTATGA
- a CDS encoding ABC transporter ATP-binding protein, with the protein MIEVNELSKSFKKTIKQSGLKGAVKSLFNPEYETFEAVKNLTFDVKKGEILGFIGANGAGKSTTIKMLTGILTPTSGTCRINGKIPQENRTEYVKEIGVVFGQRTQLWWDLALQETYSVLKEIYEVPDKQFQKRMDFLNEVLELHEFIKDPVRTLSLGQRMRADIAASLLHSPKVLFLDEPTIGLDVAVKDNIRKAIMQINQEEKTTIILTTHDLADIELLCNRIYMIDKGEAMFDGSVSQLKSTFGKIHEVDFELFSEEEVKKINFASFSDVEIEQVGRQVKVRFDATKITVPQLLHSVMSQAQVLDVSVKDADIEEIIRRFFRKEI; encoded by the coding sequence ATGATAGAGGTTAATGAACTCAGTAAAAGCTTCAAAAAAACAATTAAGCAATCTGGTTTAAAAGGAGCTGTTAAATCTCTTTTCAATCCAGAGTATGAAACCTTTGAAGCAGTAAAAAATCTAACTTTTGATGTAAAAAAGGGGGAGATTCTTGGCTTTATTGGTGCAAATGGTGCAGGTAAATCTACAACAATTAAGATGTTAACAGGGATATTAACTCCAACAAGCGGGACTTGTAGGATTAATGGAAAAATTCCGCAAGAAAATCGCACCGAATATGTCAAAGAAATCGGTGTTGTATTTGGTCAACGTACGCAACTTTGGTGGGATTTGGCACTACAAGAAACATATAGTGTGCTTAAAGAAATTTATGAAGTACCCGACAAACAATTTCAAAAACGCATGGATTTTCTCAATGAAGTGCTTGAATTACATGAGTTTATCAAAGACCCCGTCCGTACACTTTCACTTGGTCAACGGATGCGAGCAGATATTGCTGCAAGTCTTTTACATAGTCCCAAAGTGTTATTTTTGGATGAGCCAACTATAGGACTTGATGTTGCAGTCAAGGATAATATTAGAAAAGCGATTATGCAAATTAATCAAGAAGAAAAAACAACGATTATCCTGACGACGCATGACCTTGCGGATATTGAACTGCTTTGCAATCGAATTTATATGATTGATAAAGGAGAAGCAATGTTTGATGGTTCTGTCAGCCAATTAAAATCGACATTTGGTAAGATTCATGAAGTTGATTTTGAATTGTTCAGCGAAGAAGAGGTGAAAAAGATTAATTTTGCTAGCTTTTCAGACGTTGAAATCGAACAAGTGGGGCGACAGGTAAAAGTTCGATTTGATGCGACAAAAATTACAGTGCCACAACTTTTGCACTCTGTGATGAGTCAAGCTCAAGTGCTGGATGTTTCGGTTAAAGATGCTGACATTGAGGAAATTATTCGTAGATTTTTTAGAAAGGAGATTTAG
- the ybeY gene encoding rRNA maturation RNase YbeY produces the protein MYVEMTDETGKVPANIIEQTEKILAFAAEKLKLKDATEMAVTFVDNARSHELNLEYRDTDRPTDVISLEYKPDESEFFFDEEMEIPEELLNEMDPFIGELFISIDKAAEQAAGYGHSIEREYGWLAVHGFLHINGYDHYTPEEEAEMFGLQEEILTAYGLTR, from the coding sequence ATGTACGTAGAAATGACAGATGAAACAGGAAAGGTTCCTGCAAACATCATTGAGCAAACTGAAAAAATCTTGGCATTTGCTGCTGAAAAATTGAAGTTGAAAGATGCAACGGAGATGGCAGTCACATTTGTTGATAATGCTCGCTCTCATGAATTGAATTTGGAATATCGTGATACAGACCGTCCAACAGATGTGATTTCGCTAGAGTACAAACCTGATGAAAGTGAATTTTTTTTTGATGAGGAAATGGAAATTCCTGAGGAATTGCTCAATGAGATGGATCCTTTTATTGGTGAATTATTTATTTCGATTGATAAAGCAGCAGAGCAAGCAGCAGGTTATGGACATTCGATTGAACGTGAGTATGGCTGGCTTGCAGTACATGGTTTCTTGCATATCAATGGCTATGACCACTATACGCCTGAGGAAGAGGCAGAGATGTTTGGACTTCAAGAGGAGATTTTGACTGCCTATGGACTCACACGATAA
- a CDS encoding LPXTG cell wall anchor domain-containing protein has translation MTTAVENDYTTGGTNKSISLTPTTGNSNTYTLKGQVAKAGSNTIVPTSTTTSLSSSATIGALGKLFETGVSADTTTTGNTDLSFTIYYTKTTWSLPYTGGIGILLIVILGVGISSLAIILRKRKNRQAEEIQS, from the coding sequence GTGACAACCGCAGTTGAAAATGACTATACAACTGGTGGTACTAATAAGTCAATCTCATTAACTCCAACAACTGGAAACTCCAATACTTATACGCTGAAGGGACAGGTGGCAAAAGCTGGTTCAAATACGATAGTACCTACATCGACCACTACAAGTTTAAGCTCTAGTGCAACTATTGGTGCTTTGGGTAAATTATTTGAAACGGGCGTTTCTGCGGATACAACAACAACTGGAAATACGGATTTGAGTTTTACAATTTACTATACGAAAACGACATGGTCACTGCCGTATACGGGTGGAATTGGTATCTTGCTCATCGTTATTCTAGGGGTTGGAATCAGTAGTCTTGCAATCATTCTACGAAAACGTAAAAATCGGCAAGCTGAAGAAATTCAAAGTTAA